The following proteins are encoded in a genomic region of bacterium:
- a CDS encoding winged helix-turn-helix transcriptional regulator: MNNPKPNYPPLRYLSPWHRVSRQLADHLRARSEAVGAPPTESHLVSYLGSYAPVTIGRLVAVFGHNKSTLTGMLDRLEQAGLAARTPNPDDRRSFLVDLTDAGRAVAARIRGQLEEVEAALDTALGPDDRAAFARIMAAIARVAGAPAGPTDGVASGPSTSPATDPAGAHADAAPGPTTTTNSTPHPNSTTTDPTPERE; this comes from the coding sequence ATGAACAATCCAAAACCGAACTACCCACCCCTCCGCTACCTCAGTCCCTGGCACCGGGTCTCGCGCCAGCTTGCCGACCACCTGCGCGCGCGCAGCGAGGCGGTGGGGGCGCCGCCCACCGAGAGCCACCTCGTGAGCTACCTCGGCAGCTACGCGCCGGTGACCATCGGGCGGCTGGTGGCGGTCTTCGGCCACAACAAGTCGACCCTCACCGGCATGCTCGACCGCCTCGAGCAGGCGGGACTCGCCGCCCGCACCCCGAACCCCGACGACCGGCGCTCCTTCCTCGTCGACCTGACCGACGCGGGCCGCGCCGTCGCCGCCCGCATCCGCGGCCAGCTCGAGGAGGTCGAGGCCGCCCTCGACACGGCCCTCGGGCCCGACGACCGCGCGGCCTTCGCCCGCATCATGGCGGCCATCGCCAGGGTGGCCGGGGCGCCCGCCGGCCCCACTGACGGAGTGGCGTCCGGCCCGTCCACCAGTCCGGCCACCGACCCGGCCGGCGCCCACGCCGACGCCGCGCCCGGCCCGACCACGACCACGAACTCGACCCCGCATCCGAACTCGACCACCACCGACCCGACCCCCGAAAGGGAATAG
- a CDS encoding DinB family protein codes for MSMHIETFARTLGIQFSYTTYVFNANLADVSDADAFRAPEPAGNCANWVAGHIVQARGATVAMLGQTCPFDLDKYDRYVRGSEPMSAESEGAVPLSEMMADFGATVPLLRAGLDELTPELLGAPAPYSPGNDPDETVGSLLAGVVFHEAYHTGQLGVLRRVNGNDGALA; via the coding sequence ATGTCCATGCACATCGAGACCTTCGCCCGCACCCTGGGCATCCAGTTCTCCTACACGACCTACGTCTTCAACGCGAACCTCGCCGACGTGTCCGACGCCGACGCCTTCCGCGCGCCCGAGCCCGCCGGCAACTGCGCCAACTGGGTGGCCGGGCACATCGTGCAGGCGCGGGGGGCCACGGTGGCCATGCTCGGCCAGACCTGCCCCTTCGACCTGGACAAGTACGACCGCTACGTGCGCGGCTCCGAGCCCATGAGCGCCGAGAGCGAGGGGGCGGTGCCGCTGTCCGAGATGATGGCCGACTTCGGCGCCACCGTGCCGTTGCTGCGGGCCGGCCTCGACGAGCTCACGCCCGAACTGCTCGGCGCCCCGGCGCCCTACAGCCCGGGCAACGATCCGGACGAGACGGTGGGCTCGCTCCTCGCGGGGGTCGTCTTCCACGAGGCGTACCACACGGGCCAGCTCGGCGTGTTGCGGCGGGTGAACGGGAACGACGGGGCGCTGGCCTGA